The Candidatus Scalindua japonica sequence AAAAAGTACTCCTGCAATCCAGGGATCGAAATAAACAAGCATTTCCTGTAAACCAAGAAAATACCAGGGTGCTTTTGAAGGGTTAGGGGTGATATTAGGATCGGCAAATTCCTCCAGTGGCGCATTTCTTAGTACACCCCAGACAAGCAAACCTGCCGTGACAAATATGGCAACTAAGAATTCCTTTCTTACAAGAAACGGCCATGTCAGGACTTTGTCCTTTCCTGATTGCTCTTCAGGCGGCCACTTACCTTGTTTTTGCAAACGATCATTCTTAATAGCTTCCCGGAAAGCGACTACTGCAAAGAAAAACACTGCGATGCCAAAAAGGGCTATTACCTCATTGTCTTTAAGAAATAAGATGTGTATTATATTTGACATAATAATTCCAGTGATAAAAATAGTGTGAGTTTCTGCTTGCCGTCAGGTAGGCGGAAACTCGCACAACACAATAGTTCATGATCTTACTAAACCTTAGCATATTCAAAGCCTGAGGATAGTGATAGCACTCAATTCAGTAATTACAAAGAACCTGAAAAGCCGTCTTTCCTGACCCTCCATAAATGCACACCAATTAAAAGGGCGACAAATAAAGGAATGGCAATACAGTGCCATACATAAGCCCGTAGCAATGCGTTTGCCCCTACGCTTGAACCTCCCAATAACGCGAAACGGACATCATTATGTGCCGTCATTCCCAACTGTTCTCCAAATGGTCCTTCATGCCCAAGTAGCGGTGTAGCTCCTGCCATATTTGTCCCTACGGTAATTGCCCACATCCCCAGTTGGTCCCATGTTAGCAGGTAACCGGTAAAGCTGAGCAGCAGAGTTAAAACTAACAGGCCGACACCTATTAACCAGTTAAACTCCCTTGGAGCTTTATACGAACCTGTCATAAATACCCTGTACATGTGGACCATGACCGTAATGACCATCAAATGACCTCCCCACCTGTGTATATTGCGCAGTATCTTTCCAAACGGGACACTGTAATGAAGGTCCTTTATATCCCAGTATGCTTCACCGATAGAAGGGTGATAATAAAACATCAGGTATACACCTGTTACCGTAAGGAAAAGAAACAGAAAGAAGGTAATTCCTCCCATGCACCAGGTATACTTCAAGGCCAGTGCGTGTCTTGATAAGCTAACCGGATGCAGGTGCAAGAAAAAATTACCAACCACCGCCAATACCCTGCTGCGTTTTGTATCGTCATGTTTGCGCCTGAAAATCGATTTCCAGATCTGTGAACTTGTTACATATCTCTTTATCTTCTCGTCTTTCTCTTTATCCATTACTTGGTTTTCCCATTATATCTTTTTAAACACTGATAAAGGCACCTGGTTTATCCCATTGTCGCCTTTCTCCTCTAAACCTGACACTCTCATCAACCATAATCTCTCCATTTTCTGATAATGTAACCTTGAATCGGTCCAATGGCCTGGGGGCAGGTCCTTCGATATTTATCCCATCGGGTGTGTAGCCGCTGCCATGACATGGGCACTTGAATTTGCCCTCTGCTGCCAGCCAGTTGGGCGTACAACCCAGGTGTGTACATTTTGCCTCTATTACATATAATTTATTCACCTCACGGACTACCCAGATTCGTCGCAGTTGTTTAAACTTTTCGTTTACCCCCTGTGTGTATTCAGATAGATATCCAATTGTATACTTTGTTGGAGGTTCAAAAAGCGTTCTGGGGAAAAAGAATCTTATGGTTGAACCGAGAACAGCGGCAAGGAATAAACTGATAACTCCCCATCCAC is a genomic window containing:
- a CDS encoding cytochrome b N-terminal domain-containing protein; translation: MDKEKDEKIKRYVTSSQIWKSIFRRKHDDTKRSRVLAVVGNFFLHLHPVSLSRHALALKYTWCMGGITFFLFLFLTVTGVYLMFYYHPSIGEAYWDIKDLHYSVPFGKILRNIHRWGGHLMVITVMVHMYRVFMTGSYKAPREFNWLIGVGLLVLTLLLSFTGYLLTWDQLGMWAITVGTNMAGATPLLGHEGPFGEQLGMTAHNDVRFALLGGSSVGANALLRAYVWHCIAIPLFVALLIGVHLWRVRKDGFSGSL
- a CDS encoding ubiquinol-cytochrome c reductase iron-sulfur subunit, which produces MKNSTNPELVDKVEHKVHRRRFMYYGGWGVISLFLAAVLGSTIRFFFPRTLFEPPTKYTIGYLSEYTQGVNEKFKQLRRIWVVREVNKLYVIEAKCTHLGCTPNWLAAEGKFKCPCHGSGYTPDGINIEGPAPRPLDRFKVTLSENGEIMVDESVRFRGERRQWDKPGAFISV